A part of Pantoea vagans genomic DNA contains:
- the bamB gene encoding outer membrane protein assembly factor BamB, whose product MELRKYLLPGLISVTLLSGCSLFSGEEDVVKMAPLPKVENQFTPQKVWNTSVGDGVGDFYSNLHPAWQDNTVFAADRFGIVKALDAADGKEKWKVDLSEKTGFFSKNRSALLSGGLTADGDRVYVGSERGKVYALNSSDGSLAWQTSVAGEALSRPVVSDGLVLVHTSNGMLQGLDQSSGAVKWSVNLDMPALSLRGESAPAVAFGGAIVGGDNGRVSAVVLNQGQLIWQQRISQVSGATEIDRLNDVDTTPVIVNGVVYALAYNGNLSALDLRSGQILWKREIGGVKDLIVDAGRIYLVDQDDRVIALNADGGVAIWRQSDLLHRNLTSPVLYNGYLVVGDSEGYLHWLNTTDGRFVAQQKLDSSGFQTEPVVASDKLLIQSKDGEVYAITR is encoded by the coding sequence ATGGAATTACGTAAATACCTGCTGCCAGGACTGATTTCAGTCACTTTGCTCAGCGGTTGTTCGCTGTTTAGCGGCGAAGAAGATGTAGTAAAAATGGCCCCGTTGCCGAAGGTAGAAAACCAGTTCACGCCACAGAAAGTGTGGAACACCTCGGTAGGCGATGGCGTTGGTGATTTCTACTCAAATCTGCATCCTGCCTGGCAGGACAACACCGTTTTTGCAGCCGATCGTTTTGGTATTGTCAAAGCGCTGGATGCTGCAGACGGTAAAGAAAAATGGAAAGTCGATCTCTCTGAGAAAACCGGCTTCTTCTCTAAAAACCGCTCAGCGCTGTTATCAGGCGGCCTGACCGCTGATGGCGATCGGGTTTATGTCGGTAGCGAGCGCGGCAAAGTTTATGCCCTGAACAGCAGTGATGGCAGCCTGGCCTGGCAGACCAGCGTCGCAGGTGAAGCGCTGTCTCGTCCTGTCGTCAGCGATGGCCTGGTACTGGTGCATACCAGCAACGGCATGCTGCAGGGACTGGATCAGAGCAGCGGTGCGGTGAAGTGGAGCGTCAACCTGGATATGCCAGCGTTGTCTCTGCGCGGTGAATCTGCACCTGCTGTCGCCTTTGGCGGCGCGATTGTCGGTGGCGATAATGGTCGTGTCAGCGCCGTTGTGCTGAACCAGGGACAGCTGATCTGGCAGCAGCGTATTTCTCAGGTCAGCGGTGCTACTGAGATCGACCGTCTCAATGACGTCGATACCACGCCGGTTATCGTTAATGGCGTAGTGTATGCACTCGCTTACAACGGTAACCTGTCGGCGCTGGATCTGCGCTCCGGCCAGATTTTGTGGAAACGCGAAATTGGCGGTGTGAAAGATCTGATTGTCGATGCCGGTCGCATCTATCTGGTCGACCAGGATGACCGTGTGATTGCGCTGAACGCTGACGGCGGTGTTGCCATCTGGCGTCAGAGCGATCTGCTGCATCGCAACCTGACGTCACCGGTGCTCTACAACGGCTACCTGGTGGTCGGCGACAGCGAAGGTTATCTGCACTGGCTGAACACCACTGATGGTCGTTTTGTCGCACAGCAGAAACTGGATAGCTCAGGCTTCCAGACTGAGCCGGTGGTCGCCAGCGATAAGCTGCTGATCCAGTCGAAAGACGGCGAGGTGTATGCGATTACCCGTTAA